One window of the Pyrus communis chromosome 17, drPyrComm1.1, whole genome shotgun sequence genome contains the following:
- the LOC137722235 gene encoding transcription factor EMB1444-like, with translation MGTTALRQLLKNLCSNSPWNYAVFWKLKHQSDLILSWEDGYCHHPKPIEAVEHASDDIYFSNANQMLFKGFATSIHDGGSTGYPIGLAVADMSYLQHTFGKGVVGEVACTGNYSWVFLNNLCTRESGSKLVPECPDEWILQFSSGIKTILLVPVLPYGVLQLGSLETVAEDPTVVAFVKDRFNDIHNGMGKIVPYSQAQSSWSQSSNLMETTFEPSGVTINPLKVEKSEDVDNIRYNNLLSTLGHLLPTAEDSLLETGTDHPEVLKSRDESVTGVPPIYHSGESSPLSQSIDTSLLGMMESQMFGLSCLEEELLAYSQFGGYNLEVFGESMSDFTSYPVGGVAELFEDVNAKDTSYSMVNNFFSFPENCELHKALGTLSQRQTDENLWDPSIGIDDTCSSSSLQKDLASSIEPSWFSKGSDAENLVKAFVAKDETSSSRSDNIKSSITSSSQFPASFKQLKFEACAPIESGSVTWNQSSSLLARGATPASFTDMMSTLVDEEQQGKGYKSVKPKREQKLSGGTARKTKIGNSPKLRPRDRQLIQDRVKELRELVPNGAKCSIDGLLDRTIKHMQFLRNMTDQAEKLKCYTQQEAPRSNTMSEATSGCENGTSRAFEVGSEHQICPIVVEDLEHSGHILIEMLCDEHGLFLDIAQAIRRLELTILKGVMETRLSNMWAHFVVEAPLGFHRMDVFWPLLHLLQRRRSSISSRI, from the exons ATGGGGACTACTGCTCTGAGGCAGTTGCTGAAGAACCTGTGCAGCAATTCGCCTTGGAATTATGCTGTGTTTTGGAAGCTCAAGCACCAGAGTGATTT GATTTTGTCGTGGGAGGATGGGTACTGTCATCACCCAAAGCCAATAGAAGCTGTTGAGCATGCATCGGATGATATTTATTTCAGCAACGCAAATCAGATGCTTTTTAAAGGTTTTGCAACAAGTATACATGATGGTGGATCTACAGGATATCCAATTGGACTAGCAGTGGCTGATATGTCATATCTTCAGCACACATTTGGAAAAGG GGTTGTTGGTGAGGTGGCATGTACAGGAAACTATAGCTGGGTATTCCTTAACAATCTGTGCACCAGAGAGTCTGGCTCTAAGTTAGTTCCTGAG TGTCCAGATGAATGGATTCTTCAGTTTTCATCGGGTATCAAG ACAATTTTACTTGTACCTGTGCTTCCATATGGAGTTTTGCAACTTGGCTCCTTGGAGACG GTTGCTGAAGATCCAACAGTGGTTGCTTTTGTGAAAGATAGATTCAATGACATTCACAATGGTATGGGGAAAATTGTACCTTACAGTCAAGCTCAATCGTCATGGTCACAATCATCAAATTTAATGGAGACCACATTTGAGCCATCAGGTGTTACCATTAACCCACTGAAAGTTGAAAAGTCAGAAGATGTTGATAACATCAGATATAATAACCTATTGTCGACATTGGGGCACTTGTTGCCAACTGCTGAAGATTCACTTCTAGAGACCGGAACAGATCACCCAGAAGTTCTAAAGAGTAGAGACGAAAGTGTGACTGGTGTTCCACCAATTTATCACAGTGGAGAATCAAGTCCACTCAGTCAGTCGATAGATACCAGCTTGCTGGGTATGATGGAAAGTCAGATGTTTGGGTTGTCTTGTCTGGAGGAAGAACTCCTAGCCTATTCTCAATTTGGTGGTTACAATTTGGAAGTGTTTGGAGAATCCATGAGCGATTTCACTTCTTACCCTGTTGGAGGTGTAGCTGAACTGTTCGAAGACGTTAATGCTAAAGATACAAGTTACAGCATGGTGAATAATTTCTTTAGCTTTCCTGAAAATTGTGAACTACACAAAGCACTTGGAACACTTTCGCAGAGGCAGACTGATGAAAATTTATGGGATCCATCCATTGGCATTGATGATACGTGTAGCAGCTCTAGTTTGCAGAAAGATCTGGCTAGCTCTATTGAGCCATCATGGTTTTCCAAAGGAAGTGATGCTGAGAACCTCGTGAAAGCGTTTGTAGCCAAAGATGAAACCTCGTCTAGCCGATCAGACAATATTAAATCATCTATTACCTCTTCAAGTCAATTTCCTGCTTcttttaaacaattgaaatttgaagcGTGTGCCCCAATAGAAAGTGGTTCGGTGACATGGAACCAGTCATCTTCTTTACTTGCCAGGGGTGCTACACCAGCTTCTTTCACAGACATGATGAGCACTTTGGTTGATGAAGAGCAGCAGGGGAAAGGGTACAAATCTGTGAAGCCTAAAAGGGAACAAAAGTTATCCGGTGGCACTGCAAGGAAGACCAAGATTGGCAATAGCCCAAAGCTAAGACCAAGAGATAGACAACTGATTCAGGATCGTGTCAAGGAGCTGCGGGAACTTGTCCCAAATGGTGCCAAG TGCAGCATTGACGGCCTTTTAGACCGAACCATAAAACACATGCAGTTTTTAAGAAACATGACCGACCAAGCTGAAAAACTGAAGTGCTACACACAGCAAGAG GCACCTCGTTCCAATACCATGAGCGAAGCCACAAGTGGCTGTGAAAATGGGACAAGCAGGGCTTTTGAAGTTGGAAGCGAACACCAGATTTGCCCCATTGTGGTAGAAGATCTTGAACACTCGGGACACATTCTCATAGAG ATGCTATGTGATGAACATGGACTTTTCTTAGACATAGCCCAAGCTATCCGACGGTTGGAACTGACTATCTTGAAGGGTGTCATGGAAACTCGCTTAAGCAACATGTGGGCACACTTTGTTGTTGAG GCTCCACTGGGGTTTCACAGAATGGATGTGTTTTGGCCACTGCTGCATCTTCTGCAACGCAgaagaagttcaatatcaagCAGGATATGA